From a region of the Solibacillus isronensis genome:
- the dcm gene encoding DNA (cytosine-5-)-methyltransferase, giving the protein MNKNLNVVELFAGVGGFRLGLEKADKEFFQTVWANQWEPSKKAQDAYECYKSHFPQGEVSNEDITTVADSKFSSLHIDMLVGGFPCQDYSVSRSLNNEQGINGKKGVLFWEIKRVLESSHPKYVLLENVDRLIKSPSKQRGRDFAIMLAVFRDLDYIVEWRVINASDYGYAQRRRRVFIFAYKKNLSFAKEQMKLDKEKILFKEGFFARTFPVTSEPYKNRRASVELPKDIVEISDNFAFGFHTAGIMIDGKVHTVQPEPIINPATPLKDILLSEDEIDEEYYLNESAIEKFGYLRGPKKIERTSADGHQYIYSEGGMSPTDNLELPGRTMLTSEGTVNRSTHIVEVNGRKRFLTPIECERLNGFDDNWTEGMPKRMRYFCMGNALVVDLIKDMGETIKNIDLQEQENVTQITLGI; this is encoded by the coding sequence ATGAATAAAAACCTAAATGTTGTGGAACTATTCGCTGGTGTTGGTGGTTTTCGCCTAGGGTTAGAGAAGGCTGACAAAGAATTTTTTCAAACAGTATGGGCCAATCAATGGGAACCTTCAAAAAAGGCCCAAGATGCGTATGAATGTTATAAAAGTCACTTTCCTCAAGGTGAAGTGAGCAATGAAGATATTACAACAGTGGCTGACAGCAAATTCAGTTCACTACATATAGATATGTTAGTTGGCGGTTTTCCTTGTCAAGACTATAGTGTAAGTCGCTCTTTAAATAATGAGCAGGGTATAAACGGCAAAAAAGGTGTTCTTTTTTGGGAAATTAAACGCGTTCTTGAAAGCAGTCACCCAAAATATGTGTTATTGGAAAATGTCGATCGCTTAATTAAATCTCCATCAAAACAGCGTGGACGAGACTTTGCAATTATGTTGGCAGTATTCCGCGACTTGGATTATATTGTTGAGTGGCGCGTAATTAATGCCAGTGATTACGGATACGCACAGCGTAGACGTCGCGTTTTTATCTTTGCCTATAAAAAGAACTTAAGCTTTGCTAAAGAGCAAATGAAATTAGATAAAGAGAAAATCTTATTTAAAGAAGGCTTTTTTGCACGTACGTTCCCAGTAACAAGTGAACCTTATAAAAACCGTCGTGCATCGGTTGAATTACCAAAGGATATCGTTGAAATATCCGATAATTTCGCGTTTGGATTCCATACGGCCGGCATTATGATTGATGGCAAGGTTCATACAGTTCAGCCAGAACCAATTATAAATCCTGCAACACCATTAAAGGATATTTTACTCTCGGAAGATGAGATTGATGAAGAATATTATCTAAATGAATCAGCCATTGAAAAGTTTGGTTATTTACGTGGACCAAAAAAGATTGAACGAACTTCTGCTGATGGTCATCAATATATTTATTCCGAAGGTGGTATGTCACCAACTGATAATTTAGAGTTACCTGGTCGTACGATGTTGACAAGTGAAGGTACTGTTAACCGTAGTACTCATATCGTAGAAGTAAACGGACGTAAGCGCTTTTTAACACCGATAGAATGTGAACGTCTAAATGGATTCGATGACAATTGGACGGAAGGCATGCCAAAACGTATGCGTTACTTCTGTATGGGGAATGCTCTGGTCGTTGATTTAATAAAGGACATGGGTGAAACTATAAAAAATATTGATTTACAGGAGCAGGAAAATGTTACACAAATAACATTAGGGATTTAA
- a CDS encoding AAA family ATPase, with protein sequence MEKREEAIIVTFGNFKGGTGKTTNSTMIAYALSEMGYKVLLCDQDPQANATTLFLKTKASVTDEIVTFNKTLMAAIQEEDLGQIVTEVKENLYLLPSFSDFALYPRYLEKKFPSDTSSRVKYFASLIEPLKKDYDFIFIDVPPTISVITDAALYASDFVVVVLQTQERSLQGAEVFTGYLQSLIDEYGANLDIIGILPVLLKNGAAVDLATLENAREIFGPENLFENVVNNMERLKRFDITGITNDDMHDRKVHKSYGIIAGEFIQRLESELSEVTGVEQLTQ encoded by the coding sequence ATGGAAAAAAGAGAAGAAGCAATCATAGTAACGTTCGGCAATTTCAAGGGAGGTACTGGGAAGACAACCAATAGTACGATGATAGCCTACGCATTATCAGAAATGGGTTATAAGGTGCTTTTGTGTGACCAGGATCCACAAGCAAATGCGACGACATTGTTCTTAAAAACAAAAGCTTCAGTAACCGATGAAATCGTAACATTTAATAAAACATTGATGGCTGCGATTCAAGAGGAAGATTTGGGGCAGATTGTAACAGAGGTTAAAGAAAATTTGTATCTTTTACCGAGCTTTAGCGATTTTGCTTTGTATCCACGTTATCTTGAAAAGAAATTCCCGTCAGATACAAGCTCACGGGTTAAATATTTCGCTTCGTTAATTGAGCCATTAAAAAAGGATTATGATTTCATATTTATTGACGTACCACCAACGATTTCTGTTATTACGGATGCAGCACTGTATGCTTCGGATTTTGTCGTTGTCGTACTCCAAACACAAGAAAGAAGCTTGCAGGGTGCCGAAGTATTTACGGGTTACTTACAATCATTAATTGATGAATACGGAGCGAACCTAGATATTATCGGGATTTTACCGGTTCTTCTTAAAAATGGAGCAGCAGTCGATTTAGCAACATTGGAAAACGCCCGTGAAATTTTTGGTCCTGAAAATTTATTTGAGAACGTAGTAAACAATATGGAACGATTAAAACGTTTTGATATAACGGGAATTACGAATGATGATATGCATGATCGCAAAGTGCATAAAAGTTATGGAATTATCGCTGGGGAATTTATACAGCGTCTGGAGTCTGAGTTATCGGAGGTGACTGGTGTTGAGCAACTTACTCAATAA
- a CDS encoding DUF5388 domain-containing protein has product MSNLLNNKKKKLLDRGPKISPAQEFTLSDVGTNETNVSSVEPEPLKVIKEEKPKKAKQSTTTVRVEKLTRSKLNALVQMGKAETVDVLVDILIDEYVNHQLLKDEKKTYDILLNILRKKEES; this is encoded by the coding sequence TTGAGCAACTTACTCAATAACAAAAAGAAAAAATTATTAGATCGTGGGCCTAAAATTTCCCCTGCCCAAGAGTTTACTCTTAGCGATGTGGGGACAAACGAAACGAATGTAAGTTCGGTTGAACCAGAACCATTAAAAGTAATAAAGGAAGAAAAACCGAAAAAGGCAAAACAAAGCACGACAACGGTCCGTGTAGAAAAACTAACTCGAAGTAAACTTAATGCCCTCGTTCAAATGGGCAAGGCAGAAACGGTAGATGTCTTAGTAGATATTTTGATTGATGAGTACGTTAATCATCAGCTCCTAAAAGATGAAAAGAAAACATATGATATCCTTTTAAATATTCTTCGTAAAAAAGAGGAATCATAA
- a CDS encoding primase C-terminal domain-containing protein — MAIFSYATKQDTLAKIIETIMHEGLLTYHPKSSDAPLDLQYRAKQLDKLHKKGAVFAVRDKSHFENGVKGYIITSKETLIKQANQISHFTPNVYRRYYYADDKRQTIKGFEEESLQQINVFVVDIDTKEYSVNDIQLACIDESIGAPTLILETERGYQVYFVLIKPIFISNKNQFRSLRVAKRIAENLKRSLASVEADMYCNDFGFFRIPNNSNVKWFNEYAIYDPAALIAWSQRKDADRGRQLYVVPQKTASPSLLNTDWFHQLLQTTDVKGEKGQIGRNNYLFTLALVCYQDARDQSYAFDLLDQFNSRLRTPLPAKDLNTIVESAYSGRYHGPKKEYVEQLIELYAPQHTDIKVSFGQTTWYKHKKARKDRERSHLEEWEADITVWITAKKQVSEPFIWRTQKELCNEIGISNSSLNKLLKQSKKLLKTTTGKGRNAKTGWTTVDLYMAYIIWLKNDFGSRFAYGIRAIVEEQIDIMDHVAGYEVLIEKLRKLYFEQIINEQLTMSESLTGTG; from the coding sequence ATGGCTATTTTTTCGTATGCAACTAAACAAGATACACTAGCAAAAATCATTGAAACAATCATGCACGAAGGTCTGCTAACTTACCATCCAAAATCTTCTGATGCACCCCTAGATTTGCAGTACAGGGCAAAACAGCTGGACAAGCTCCACAAAAAGGGGGCTGTTTTTGCTGTGCGCGATAAAAGCCATTTTGAGAATGGTGTAAAAGGTTACATCATCACATCAAAAGAAACACTCATTAAACAGGCAAATCAAATTTCACATTTCACCCCAAACGTATATCGCCGCTATTACTATGCCGATGACAAACGCCAAACAATTAAGGGTTTTGAAGAAGAAAGCCTGCAACAAATCAATGTATTTGTAGTCGATATTGATACAAAGGAATACAGCGTAAACGATATACAATTGGCTTGCATTGATGAAAGTATTGGCGCACCTACCCTCATATTAGAAACAGAGAGGGGTTACCAGGTGTATTTTGTTCTGATAAAGCCGATTTTTATATCAAATAAAAACCAGTTTCGTAGCCTGAGAGTAGCCAAACGCATTGCAGAAAATTTAAAACGCAGTTTAGCGAGTGTCGAAGCAGATATGTACTGTAATGACTTCGGTTTTTTCCGTATACCAAATAACAGTAATGTGAAATGGTTTAACGAATATGCAATTTATGATCCGGCTGCGTTAATCGCATGGTCCCAGCGTAAAGATGCAGACAGAGGACGCCAGCTTTATGTAGTACCGCAAAAAACAGCTAGTCCTTCATTATTGAACACAGATTGGTTTCACCAGCTGCTCCAAACAACAGATGTAAAGGGGGAAAAAGGCCAAATCGGGCGTAACAACTATTTGTTTACGCTTGCTTTAGTGTGCTATCAAGACGCGCGTGACCAAAGCTATGCATTTGATTTACTGGATCAGTTTAACTCACGCTTACGCACACCACTGCCAGCAAAAGATTTAAATACAATCGTTGAATCAGCGTATTCCGGACGTTACCACGGACCGAAAAAGGAATATGTTGAACAACTTATCGAATTATACGCACCACAGCACACAGATATTAAAGTATCTTTTGGTCAAACTACTTGGTACAAGCATAAAAAGGCGCGCAAAGACCGTGAACGCAGCCATTTAGAAGAATGGGAAGCAGACATCACGGTATGGATAACGGCAAAAAAACAAGTTTCTGAGCCGTTTATTTGGCGTACCCAAAAAGAGCTCTGCAATGAAATCGGCATATCAAACAGTTCTTTAAACAAGTTGCTGAAGCAGTCTAAAAAGCTATTGAAAACAACTACCGGCAAAGGCCGTAATGCAAAAACAGGTTGGACAACAGTTGATTTATACATGGCATACATCATTTGGTTGAAAAACGATTTTGGCTCACGTTTTGCCTATGGAATCCGCGCGATTGTTGAAGAACAAATTGATATTATGGACCATGTCGCTGGATATGAAGTGCTCATAGAGAAGCTTAGAAAGCTTTATTTTGAACAGATAATTAATGAACAACTGACCATGAGCGAATCATTAACGGGTACAGGTTAA